A single genomic interval of Primulina huaijiensis isolate GDHJ02 chromosome 7, ASM1229523v2, whole genome shotgun sequence harbors:
- the LOC140980927 gene encoding endoglucanase 6-like produces the protein MEKSVGLCFSMAPLFLILGVLLPRAMAAHDYGQALTKSILFFEAQRSGYLPNSQRVQWRGNSGLNDGKLNGVDLVGGYYDAGDNVKFGLPMAFTITMMSWSVIEYGGQMGGSGELGHAIDAIKWGTDYLIKAHPQPYVLYGEVGDGNTDHYCWQRPEDMTTSRAAYRIDPSRPGSDLAGETAAAMAAASIVFRRYNPSYSALLLKHASQLFDFADKYRGKYDNSITVAQKYYRSVSGYADELLWAAAWMYKATNNQYYLNYLGNNGDSLGGTGWAMTEFGWDVKYAGVQTLVAKFLMAGKGGRYTSVFEEYKEKAEFFMCSCLGKGTRNVQRTPGGLLFRQRWNNMQFVTSASFLMTVYSDYLSSAGQSLKCASGNVSPTELLSFAKSQVDYILGDNPRATSYMVGYGNNYPRQVHHRGSSIVSFKVNPSFVSCRGGYATWYNRKGSDPNLLTGALVGGPDAYDNFADERDNYEQTEPATYNNAPLMGLLARLHGGHSGYNQLHPVELPALKPINMTPKEAVNTSSGTTNPISITQKLTASWVQNGVTYYRYSTTITNKSSKSVENLKLIISKLYGPVWGLTKAGDSYLFPSWINNLAAGRSMEFVYIHSASPAEVSVSSYTLV, from the exons ATGGAGAAATCCGTGGGACTTTGTTTTTCAATGGCTCCCCTGTTTCTGATACTTGGGGTTCTGCTTCCTCGGGCAATGGCTGCCCATGACTATGGCCAAGCTCTGACTAAGAGCATTCTCTTCTTTGAAGCTCAAAGATCTGGTTACTTACCCAACTCCCAGAGAGTGCAATGGAGGGGTAATTCTGGCCTTAATGATGGAAAACTTAATGGG GTGGATCTGGTGGGAGGATACTACGATGCAGGGGACAATGTCAAGTTCGGTTTGCCCATGGCGTTCACCATTACCATGATGTCGTGGAGCGTGATAGAATACGGTGGGCAAATGGGTGGCAGTGGTGAACTTGGCCACGCCATTGATGCTATCAAGTGGGGCACTGATTATCTCATTAAAGCTCATCCCCAACCTTACGTTCTCTATGGAGAG GTTGGAGATGGAAACACAGACCACTACTGCTGGCAGAGGCCAGAGGACATGACCACCTCAAGGGCGGCTTACAGGATCGACCCCAGCCGTCCTGGATCCGACCTGGCCGGCGAGACCGCCGCCGCCATGGCTGCTGCCTCCATTGTCTTCCGCCGCTACAATCCTTCCTACTCGGCGCTACTCCTTAAACACGCGTCCCAG CTGTTTGATTTTGCGGACAAATACAGGGGCAAATACGACAATAGCATCACCGTAGCACAGAAGTACTACCGATCAGTCAGCGGATATGCT GATGAACTGCTGTGGGCAGCTGCATGGATGTACAAGGCTACGAATAATCAGTACTACTTGAACTACTTGGGGAACAATGGTGATTCTCTTGGAGGAACCGGTTGGGCTATGACTGAATTTGGTTGGGACGTTAAGTATGCTGGTGTTCAGACCCTTGTGGCTAAG TTCTTGATGGCAGGGAAAGGTGGTCGATACACATCAGTCTTTGAGGAGTATAAAGAAAAGGCTGAGTTCTTCATGTGTTCTTGTCTTGGAAAAGGGACGCGGAATGTTCAAAGAACTCCCGGTGGCCTCCTTTTCCGGCAGAGATGGAACAACATGCAGTTTGTCACCAGTGCTTCATTCCTCATGACAGTCTACTCTGATTATCTTTCTTCTGCTGGCCAGTCCCTTAAGTGTGCATCCGGCAACGTCTCACCCACTGAGCTTCTTTCATTTGCTAAATCTCAG GTGGACTACATTCTTGGAGACAACCCGCGAGCCACGAGTTACATGGTTGGATATGGAAACAATTATCCAAGACAAGTGCACCACAGGGGTTCCTCTATTGTGTCTTTTAAGGTGAACCCTTCATTTGTCAGCTGCAGGGGCGGATATGCCACTTGGTATAACCGAAAGGGAAGCGACCCAAATCTTCTTACTGGCGCTCTTGTGGGTGGACCTGATGCTTACGACAATTTTGCTGATGAACGGGACAATTATGAGCAAACCGAGCCAGCTACTTACAACAACGCTCCACTCATGGGCTTATTGGCAAGGCTACATGGTGGTCACAGCGGCTATAATCAGCTCCATCCAG TGGAGCTACCTGCGCTTAAACCGATTAATATGACTCCAAAGGAAGCTGTAAACACATCTTCAG GGACAACAAACCCGATTTCTATTACTCAAAAGCTAACAGCTTCATGGGTTCAAAATGGGGTAACTTATTACCGATACTCAACAACAATCACCAATAAATCTTCGAAGAGTGTGGAGAACTTGAAGCTCATCATTTCCAAACTATATGGTCCTGTATGGGGTCTCACAAAGGCTGGTGACTCTTATTTGTTCCCATCGTGGATCAACAATTTGGCTGCTGGAAGAAGCATGGAGTTTGTTTATATCCACTCAGCTTCACCAGCAGAGGTCTCAGTATCAAGTTACACTCTTGTTTAA